A part of Paraliobacillus zengyii genomic DNA contains:
- a CDS encoding TIGR00266 family protein, with protein MNNHEIDYKLYGDDMQFVEVELDPNESVIAEAGSLMMMEEKIEMETIFGDGSSDGPSGLVGKLLGAGKRVISGESLFMTAFTNEGAEKRRVSFAAPYPGKIIPMDLSEMNGKLICQKDAFLAAAKGVSVGIEFQRKLGTGFFGGEGFIMQKLEGDGMAFVHAGGTMYKRELKPGETLRVDTGCLVAMTGEVDYNIAFVGGIKTALFGGEGLFFATLRGPGTIWIQSLPFSRLASRVFSAAPENGGSKGEGSIASGLFDIFGGDRR; from the coding sequence ATGAATAACCATGAAATTGATTACAAGCTTTATGGCGATGATATGCAATTTGTTGAGGTTGAACTTGATCCAAACGAATCAGTAATTGCTGAAGCTGGCAGTTTAATGATGATGGAAGAAAAAATTGAGATGGAGACTATTTTTGGTGATGGTTCTTCTGATGGTCCCAGCGGATTGGTTGGTAAATTACTTGGTGCAGGGAAACGTGTGATCAGTGGAGAAAGTTTGTTTATGACTGCTTTCACAAATGAGGGTGCTGAAAAAAGACGGGTATCATTTGCAGCTCCTTATCCAGGAAAGATCATACCAATGGATTTAAGTGAGATGAATGGTAAGTTAATCTGTCAAAAGGATGCGTTCTTAGCAGCAGCTAAAGGGGTCTCCGTTGGGATAGAGTTCCAACGTAAACTAGGCACTGGCTTTTTTGGTGGAGAGGGCTTTATTATGCAAAAGCTCGAAGGTGATGGCATGGCATTTGTTCATGCTGGTGGAACAATGTATAAGCGTGAACTTAAACCTGGAGAAACCCTTCGCGTAGATACAGGTTGCCTTGTAGCAATGACAGGTGAGGTGGATTATAACATCGCTTTTGTTGGCGGTATTAAAACAGCCCTCTTTGGTGGAGAAGGACTCTTTTTTGCTACTTTACGTGGCCCAGGTACTATCTGGATTCAATCCCTGCCATTCAGTAGATTAGCAAGTCGTGTCTTCTCTGCAGCCCCTGAAAATGGAGGATCTAAGGGAGAAGGAAGCATTGCCAGCGGATTGTTTGATATTTTTGGTGGCGACAGAAGATAA
- a CDS encoding DNA topoisomerase III: protein MSKTVVLAEKPSVGRDIARVLNCTKKANGYFEGSKYIVTWALGHLVTLADPETYDEKFKTWKLEDLPMLPADLKLVVMKKTGKQFQTVKAQMQRKDVSDIVIATDAGREGELVAGWIIEKARVNKPVKRLWISSVTDKAIRDGFTNLKPGKNYQNLFQSAVARSEADWYVGLNATRALTTKFNAQLSSGRVQTPTLAMIAKREEEIKKFQPKDFYGLEAKTKQGFTLTWRNEKNDTRIFDKEKAEKLATNLKAKQATITEIDKKEKKSFAPPLYDLGSLQQEANKAFGFSGKQTLSIMQKLYEQHKVLTYPRTDSRFISADIVPTLKDRVDACGVDQYAKVAATILKQGINPNKSFVDDKKVSDHHAIIPTEQGVILADLDDKERKIYDLVVKRFLAVLSKPYVYEQTTVEVTFGGERFSAKGKKVKDNGWKEIYQNRFHDDRETADEQTLPNLTKGDVLQDVTVRMTNGKTQPPARFTEGTLLEAMENPVKYMDQQNKQLVQTMHQTGGLGTVATRADIIEKLFHTNYIESKGKSLFTTSKGRQLLDIVPADLQSPILTAEWEQKLTKIANGDLKKEAFIKEMKTYATIVVREIKNSKENYKHDNITGTKCPTCGKLMLEINGKNGRMLVCQDRSCGEKKNIARKTNARCPNCHKKLEMRGEGERQTFTCSCGHREKLSAFQKRKEQNSQKKASKQDVKKYVKQEKEEFTNPALAEALAKWKK, encoded by the coding sequence ATGAGTAAAACAGTTGTATTAGCAGAAAAACCTTCAGTTGGTCGTGACATTGCACGTGTATTAAATTGTACCAAAAAAGCAAATGGCTATTTTGAAGGTTCGAAATATATTGTAACTTGGGCTCTAGGTCATTTAGTAACCTTGGCAGACCCTGAAACATATGATGAGAAATTTAAAACGTGGAAGTTAGAAGATTTACCAATGCTGCCCGCTGATTTAAAGTTAGTAGTTATGAAGAAAACCGGTAAGCAGTTCCAAACAGTGAAAGCACAAATGCAACGAAAAGATGTGTCAGATATTGTGATCGCAACGGATGCAGGACGTGAAGGTGAACTTGTAGCTGGTTGGATTATAGAGAAAGCACGTGTTAACAAACCAGTAAAACGCCTGTGGATTTCTTCTGTCACAGATAAAGCAATTCGAGATGGCTTTACTAACTTAAAGCCTGGCAAGAATTATCAGAACCTATTTCAGTCAGCTGTTGCACGTTCGGAAGCGGATTGGTATGTCGGTTTAAATGCAACCCGAGCTCTAACAACAAAATTTAATGCGCAATTATCAAGTGGACGTGTCCAAACGCCAACGCTAGCGATGATTGCTAAACGTGAAGAAGAGATTAAAAAGTTTCAACCGAAAGATTTCTACGGACTTGAGGCTAAAACGAAGCAAGGCTTTACATTAACATGGCGTAATGAAAAAAATGATACACGCATTTTTGATAAAGAAAAGGCAGAAAAACTAGCGACAAACCTAAAAGCCAAGCAAGCAACAATTACAGAAATAGATAAAAAAGAGAAAAAAAGCTTTGCGCCACCTTTATATGATTTGGGAAGCTTACAGCAGGAAGCAAATAAGGCATTTGGTTTTTCTGGTAAACAGACATTATCAATCATGCAAAAACTCTATGAGCAGCATAAAGTATTGACATACCCACGAACAGATTCACGCTTTATATCAGCAGATATTGTACCTACGTTAAAAGACCGTGTCGATGCTTGTGGCGTAGATCAGTATGCGAAAGTAGCAGCAACTATTTTAAAGCAGGGTATCAATCCGAATAAATCTTTTGTTGATGATAAAAAAGTTTCTGATCACCATGCGATTATTCCAACTGAACAAGGGGTAATATTGGCAGATTTAGATGATAAAGAGCGAAAAATTTATGATCTTGTAGTGAAACGTTTCTTAGCTGTGTTATCAAAACCATATGTATATGAACAGACAACCGTTGAGGTTACATTTGGGGGAGAACGCTTTTCCGCTAAAGGAAAGAAAGTAAAAGATAATGGTTGGAAAGAAATTTATCAAAATCGTTTCCATGATGACCGTGAAACAGCGGATGAACAGACGCTACCTAATCTTACAAAAGGTGATGTCTTACAGGATGTTACCGTTCGTATGACAAACGGAAAAACACAACCTCCAGCACGTTTTACTGAAGGTACTTTATTAGAGGCAATGGAGAATCCAGTAAAGTATATGGATCAACAAAATAAACAATTGGTACAAACGATGCATCAAACAGGTGGACTAGGAACAGTAGCAACGCGAGCAGACATCATTGAAAAGCTTTTCCATACAAATTATATTGAAAGTAAGGGAAAGTCCTTATTTACAACGTCAAAAGGACGTCAATTACTTGATATTGTACCAGCAGATTTACAATCTCCAATCTTAACGGCTGAATGGGAGCAGAAGTTAACTAAGATTGCTAATGGGGATTTGAAAAAAGAAGCGTTCATTAAAGAAATGAAAACCTATGCGACAATAGTTGTACGAGAAATTAAAAATAGTAAAGAAAATTACAAGCATGATAATATTACTGGAACCAAATGTCCGACTTGCGGTAAGTTAATGTTAGAGATAAATGGCAAGAATGGCAGAATGCTTGTTTGTCAGGATCGATCTTGTGGTGAGAAAAAGAATATTGCCCGGAAAACTAACGCACGTTGTCCAAACTGTCATAAGAAATTGGAAATGCGTGGTGAAGGTGAAAGACAAACATTTACATGTAGCTGTGGTCATCGTGAAAAGCTATCTGCATTTCAAAAGCGTAAAGAACAAAACAGCCAGAAGAAAGCATCTAAACAAGATGTAAAAAAATACGTAAAACAAGAAAAAGAGGAATTCACAAACCCAGCGCTAGCAGAAGCGTTAGCGAAATGGAAAAAATAA
- a CDS encoding nitroreductase family protein, which produces MSKDFYTAIKDRRSFYQISNESVVSEDRIEEVVNYAVKYSPYAFNSQSGRVVVLFGDHHQALWDMTKETLRKIVPADNFSSTEDKIASFASGYGTVLFFEDQSVVEGLQKDMELYADKFPVWSDQASGILQFVVWTSLEIEGLGASLQHYNPLIDDEVKEKWKIPTNWELKAQMPFGKPVADAGEKDFQPLEERVKFFK; this is translated from the coding sequence ATGTCAAAAGATTTTTATACAGCTATAAAAGACAGACGTTCATTTTATCAAATCAGTAATGAATCTGTAGTATCTGAAGATCGAATAGAAGAAGTGGTAAACTATGCTGTGAAGTATTCTCCATATGCATTTAATTCGCAAAGTGGTCGTGTTGTCGTCTTATTTGGTGACCATCATCAAGCGCTATGGGATATGACAAAAGAAACATTGCGTAAAATAGTGCCAGCCGATAATTTTTCTTCAACAGAAGACAAAATCGCAAGCTTCGCAAGTGGTTATGGAACGGTTCTTTTCTTTGAAGATCAAAGCGTTGTAGAAGGTTTACAAAAAGACATGGAATTATATGCAGATAAATTCCCAGTTTGGTCTGACCAAGCATCTGGTATTTTGCAGTTTGTTGTGTGGACTTCATTAGAAATAGAGGGATTAGGGGCATCGTTACAACATTATAATCCACTAATTGATGATGAGGTAAAAGAAAAATGGAAGATACCAACCAACTGGGAACTAAAAGCGCAAATGCCCTTTGGTAAACCCGTTGCGGATGCTGGCGAAAAAGACTTTCAACCTTTAGAAGAACGGGTTAAATTCTTTAAATAA